The Desulfovibrio sp. genome segment ATGACGGGTCTCGACGAGAATGGTGACGAATTTAAGCGAATCACCAGGGACCTCAGAAGCCGCCAGGACGAACTCCTCAACCAAGGCACGGTGATCCTGGACAAACGAATGGTGATCAATGCGCCTGACACCGCCGTTCTGCCGATATTGAAATGATGATCGGCTATCGAAAGTCCGAAGGGAACATCGGCGGCGAAAGGTGGCGGCGCCCGAAGAATCGGAAGGTCGCGGTTCTTGCCAAGTCGGCGCTTGGCATCCTCGCGATCGCCTTGGCTTTGTCCTATTTCAAGGCGCACTACTTCATCGGCATCATGACCCAGACCGCGCGGTGCATCGACAACGCCACGGTTTTCCTCGTCGTCAAGGACGACAAGACGCCAGTACGCGGGGCGACAATGGCGTTCGCGTCGCGCGGTCTTTCTCCGATCGTCGAAGATGACCAGGTGATCGTCAAATTCATGGACGGGCTACCGGGCGACCAGGTCAATGTCGGTGTGCGCCACACGAGCATCAACGGTACGGAAATCGTCGGCGACCTATCCGCTGTGGCTGACAATCTCGGGGTAGCTCCGGAGCGGTTCGTCCGCCAGCAGACATTGGGCCAGGACGAGTACTGGATGCAAGGTCGAACGGCAAAGTCGTTCGACAGTCGCTTTTGGGGACCAATCAAGACCGAACAGATCATTGGGCGAGCATATATTCTTTTTTGACCACGCGCGTGTCGTGAAAGTCAATAGAGAATTAATCACAATAATCGCATCGAATGCGGTGTACGTGCGTTTTATTGGGGCCTGTAAAATTGCGCGAGAAATGGGGATGACCAACAGCGTGACCTGGGAAGTCCAACATGCATCGTCTGCAAGAAGTTTCCACGCCTCCCGCGAAGTCCATTGCCCCCGAAAGCCAGGGGCTTCTTGACCGGCTCGAACGGCGGTTGGAGGGGGTGACGGCACCATTTTCGGCGCTCATTGCTACGCACGAAGTCGCGTTTGCCCGGTATAGGGCAATAAGAATGGCGCTGGGGTGGGTCATCGGCCTTGGATTCAGTTCACTGTTCTTTATCTCGGCCACCATCGGTCTGATGATTATAGCGTCCTTCTATTTGTCGCCGGAAGTAGCAGAGGTGACCTTGCCGAAGGACAATCTGAAGGGGCTGGCGATCCTTGCGTTGATCGGCTGGATACTTGTGCGGATCGTTCTCCTCCTCAACAGCGACGGTTCCGATGATGTCCTGTCCAGGGTCGTGAAAACCTGGCGCGGCGAGCGCAGGTACGTGGTCTGGAAATCCCGCTCTCGTCAGTAAGATGTCAGCCAGTAATCCGGAGCGAAGGCCTGACCAAGGCTTCCGGTAAATCGCTGGCAAAAATGGTCAAAGGATGCATTCGTTGAGCGTTCAACCCACCCGCTGGAAAGTCACTTTTCTCGTCGCGATGCTCTGTGCATTTGGAACGGCTGTGCATGCTCAGACCAACGACCAGAGCATGCAGGCAGTGATCGAGTCGGCGAAGAAGAACCAGAGTTCGGTCGTCGATCCGGGACTTGACGTTGAGGCGGTGCAACGCCGCGCGGCGGACCTCTGGCGGAGCAACCAAGTCAAATCGGTGGCTGGGCATACGGTGGACTCGGCGCCGGCGAACACCGGTGCATCGCCACTTACGGGCCAACCACTGACGGAAAATGCTCTACCGAAAGAGGAGATGATGATCCTCGTGTCGGCCAGCCTCGGCGAAGTCGTGTTGCGGCAGATCGCTGACGATGCCCGGACACACCCAAATACCGCCCTGGTGTTTCGCGGATTCCCGGATGGTGACACTGCTGTCGGCCCTAAGGCCATCATGCAGCTGTTTAGTGGTGCCAAGAATGTGCCGGTCGTCGTCGACCCGCGGCCGTTTCGGGACAACCACATCATCACCGTGCCGACGATGATACTGAAGCGAGGCGGGAAGTCGTCGTTGGTCCGAGGCATCACCAATCCACGCTTCCTGCTGGAGCGCGAACCAGGTGATTACGGAAAGCAGGGACCAACTCAGGATATTTCGGAACCTGATCTCCTCGACATGATTGCCACGCGCATCAACCAGATCGATTGGGGCGCAAAGCAGCGTCGCGGCATCGAACGCTTCTGGTCGAACGCCGCCATCCTGGAGTTGCCGCCGATCAAGACTGCGCAGACCAGGACGGTCAACATGGCGGTCCAGGCGGTTGCGGATATCAAGGACGCGAATGGCAACATCATCGTCCGTAAAGGGACGGTGAT includes the following:
- a CDS encoding TrbC family F-type conjugative pilus assembly protein, whose protein sequence is MSVQPTRWKVTFLVAMLCAFGTAVHAQTNDQSMQAVIESAKKNQSSVVDPGLDVEAVQRRAADLWRSNQVKSVAGHTVDSAPANTGASPLTGQPLTENALPKEEMMILVSASLGEVVLRQIADDARTHPNTALVFRGFPDGDTAVGPKAIMQLFSGAKNVPVVVDPRPFRDNHIITVPTMILKRGGKSSLVRGITNPRFLLEREPGDYGKQGPTQDISEPDLLDMIATRINQIDWGAKQRRGIERFWSNAAILELPPIKTAQTRTVNMAVQAVADIKDANGNIIVRKGTVMDPMRMVPFNTRLLVFDPNDPKQVAWAQSHVSAEKTTMFLVVNYKREGAWDGWRALIDKFHAPIYLLTSNVRDRFGLAGVPSLVESRGGVMTVQEGFDDAR
- a CDS encoding S26 family signal peptidase; protein product: MMIGYRKSEGNIGGERWRRPKNRKVAVLAKSALGILAIALALSYFKAHYFIGIMTQTARCIDNATVFLVVKDDKTPVRGATMAFASRGLSPIVEDDQVIVKFMDGLPGDQVNVGVRHTSINGTEIVGDLSAVADNLGVAPERFVRQQTLGQDEYWMQGRTAKSFDSRFWGPIKTEQIIGRAYILF